From a single Nicotiana tabacum cultivar K326 chromosome 8, ASM71507v2, whole genome shotgun sequence genomic region:
- the LOC107766162 gene encoding LOW QUALITY PROTEIN: uncharacterized protein LOC107766162 (The sequence of the model RefSeq protein was modified relative to this genomic sequence to represent the inferred CDS: deleted 1 base in 1 codon), whose protein sequence is MGVQIVAEVSTGNSVQFLIQKTMMQTSNSPASSFRHTIMPSLPQLLSGRILHFAKLSATSSYESHSTEKVKFPKKISRKPDSGSPPRKTQKLNLEVSPHRAVSAVRLMRIELGGAFADLLNEQGKGSGDNEMGYVERTLGFRTRHLEDRDLRLVTEIVGGTIRWRRYLDHLILSLCHDESTFRSMEPLLLQILRIGFYEITKLDMPPYAVVDENVRLAKVALRPGAGNLVNGILRKLIVLKESDSLPAVKVDGDDRQQARGLATLYSHPVWMVRRWTKYFGWDEAIKLMTWNNSSPSFSLRANTGKGLTGADLVSRLKMLKVPHEPSLYLDDFVRIKTGMQNVIQAGLLKEGFCAVQDESAGLVVSIVDPQPGENIIDCCAAPGGKTLFMASCLNGQGTLFAVDINEGRLRILKETAKLHQVIDVISTIHADLRTFSTDKVVEWDKVLLDAPCSGLGVLSKRADLRWNRKQEDMEQLKHLQDELLDSASRLVKPGGVLIYSTCSIDPEENEERIEDFLLSHPEFDIDPVNRYVPEDFVTTRGFYMSNPVKHELDGAFAARLVRSQ, encoded by the exons ATGGGAGTACAAATAGTCGCTGAAGTATCCACGGGCAATTCGGTTCAGTTTTTGATACAGAAAACAATGATGCAAACATCCAATTCTCCGGCGTCTTCCTTCAGACATACAATTATGCCTTCACTGCCCCAATTGCTTTCGGGTCGGATACTCCATTTTGCAAAGCTCTCTGCAACTTCTTCTTATGAGTCCCATTCCACTGAAAAGGTCAAATTTCCAAAGAAAATCAGCCGAAAACCAG ATTCAGGCAGTCCTCCAAGGAAAACACAGAAGCTGAATTTGGAAGTTTCTCCTCATAGAGCTG TGTCTGCGGTAAGATTGATGCGCATAGAGCTGGGCGGTGCATTTGCTGATCTTCTGAATGAG CAAGGAAAGGGTTCAGGGGATAATGAAATGGGATATGTTGAAAGAACTCTTGGATTTCGCACTCGTCACTTAGAAGACAGAGATTTAAGACTG GTCACGGAGATTGTTGGAGGTACCATTCGCTGGAGAAGATATCTTGATCACTTGATTCTTTCGTTATGCCACGATGAGAGTACATTCAGAAGCATGGAACCTCTTCTATTACAG ATTCTTCGAATTGGTTTCTATGAGATCACCAAGTTAGATATGCCACCATATGCTGTTGTAGACGAG AATGTAAGGCTCGCTAAGGTTGCTCTTAGACCAGGTGCCGGTAACTTGGTTAATGGGATTCTCAGGAAACTAATTGTCCTTAAG GAAAGTGATTCCCTTCCAGCAGTAAAAGTGGACGGTGATGATCGTCAGCAAGCACGTGGTCTTGCCACTCTTTACTCTCATCCAGTT TGGATGGTAAGAAGATGGACAAAGTATTTTGGATGGGACGAAGCTATTAAGCTTATGACATGGAATAACAGCTCTCCCAGTTTCAGTCTACG GGCAAATACTGGGAAAGGTTTGACAGGGGCTGATCTGGTCTCAAGGCTTAAAATGTTGAAG GTTCCACATGAGCCTTCTCTATACTTGGATGATTTTGTTCGTATTAAAACTGGAATGCAG AATGTTATACAGGCTGGGTTACTAAAAGAAGGCTTCTGTGCAGTCCAGGATGAAAGTGCAG GATTAGTAGTCTCTATTGTTGATCCTCAACCTGGTGAGAACATTATTGATTGTTGTGCTGCTCCAGGAGGGAAAACCTTGTTCATGGCTTCCTGCTTGAATGGCCAAG GTACATTATTTGCCGTTGACATAAATGAAGGTCGGTTGCGGATACTCAAAGAGACAGCCAAATTGCACCAAGTTATTGATGTCATCAGTACTATCCATGCTGATCTTCGAACTTTTTCT ACCGATAAGGTTGTAGAATGGGATAAAGTCTTGCTGGATGCACCTTGTTCAGGGCTGGGTGTTCTTTCTAAG CGAGCAGATTTGCGTTGGAATAGGAAACAGGAAGATATGGAGCAACTTAAACATTTACAGGATGAGCTTCTCGATTCAGCTTCCAG GTTGGTGAAGCCAGGTGGAGTTCTAATATACAGCACATGTTCCATTGACCCTGAAGAAAATGAGGAAAGAATTGAAGATTTTCTTCTAAGTCATCCA GAATTCGACATTGATCCTGTGAACAGATATGTACCGGAGGATTTTGTCACTACACGAGGTTTCTATATGTCTAATCCTGTGAAGCATGAACTTGATGGAGCTTTTGCAGCTCGTCTGGTTAGATCTCAATAA